A part of Funiculus sociatus GB2-C1 genomic DNA contains:
- the scyC gene encoding scytonemin biosynthesis cyclase/decarboxylase ScyC (ScyC, an enzyme in the biosynthesis pathway for the cyanobacterial natural sunscreen scytonemin, performs a cyclization and decarboxylation on the compound ScyA produces.): protein MERNTFATSAYIATSPEIAFDYLCSLKNLDEWTLFSRMVEQVDEDTWLGTASGYHKNLYYHVKKLENPLFYGIEWHCGFEYQKYFQVYPVLLFPADYIEPGTDEKGVYFHWLSFVDPKRQTQMIMQGIHTVHTSECRSLKGVLERKAGLTAAAKGRYFIDTDTIYVDAPIEIGVEYLKDLRNIDEWAHLLRPNGEISPEFGEFKDEYDQKVKVSLRLHTLSKYYLLEQENFYPDYDFYQRSVALIIPTSYAFGDPEAPGFILHRITFWKTGETLAHGKLQIEDFGAESMNIKRFAEAKAGNVKSFDRGMSYVPVSH from the coding sequence GTGGAAAGAAATACGTTTGCAACGTCTGCTTATATTGCAACTTCGCCGGAGATAGCTTTTGACTACCTGTGTAGTTTAAAAAATCTGGACGAGTGGACTCTCTTCAGCCGGATGGTAGAGCAAGTTGATGAAGATACCTGGCTGGGAACAGCATCTGGCTATCACAAAAATCTCTACTATCACGTTAAAAAACTAGAAAATCCGCTATTTTACGGTATTGAATGGCACTGCGGATTTGAGTATCAGAAATATTTTCAAGTTTACCCTGTGTTGCTTTTTCCCGCTGACTACATTGAGCCGGGAACTGATGAAAAAGGAGTCTATTTTCACTGGCTCAGTTTTGTCGATCCAAAACGACAGACTCAGATGATTATGCAGGGAATTCATACGGTACACACTTCCGAGTGTCGTTCTCTCAAAGGTGTTTTGGAACGCAAAGCTGGTCTTACCGCAGCAGCGAAAGGGCGCTACTTTATCGATACTGACACCATCTATGTTGATGCGCCAATTGAAATCGGGGTTGAATACTTAAAAGACTTGCGGAACATAGATGAGTGGGCGCATTTACTACGACCGAATGGAGAAATAAGTCCTGAATTTGGTGAATTCAAGGATGAATATGACCAGAAGGTGAAAGTTTCTCTGAGACTGCATACTTTGAGCAAATATTACTTGCTTGAACAAGAAAATTTCTATCCAGACTACGACTTTTATCAGCGGTCTGTGGCGCTGATAATCCCAACATCTTATGCTTTCGGAGACCCGGAAGCTCCTGGGTTCATCCTGCATCGGATTACATTTTGGAAAACAGGTGAAACTCTCGCCCACGGCAAACTCCAGATTGAGGATTTTGGGGCTGAGAGCATGAACATTAAGCGATTCGCAGAAGCGAAAGCTGGCAACGTTAAGTCCTTTGATCGTGGGATGAGTTATGTACCAGTTAGCCATTAG
- a CDS encoding ScyD/ScyE family protein, whose translation MKVKQFPIAFLTFCSVAVVGAKAAEAVSFTILADGLDNAKGLSFGPDGALYVTEAGTGGNGVCVPSPSAQGDSLCYGTSGAVTKIENGTFKRILTGLPSVALPDGTGAAGPHDIKFDAKGSPYVLLGYAANPALRDRIIGDTDLGKIISPDFNTNSWSSIADLANYELANNPDGGDLVSNPLDFLIDGNNFVVVDAGANDLLGLGINGDDLRAIALLPTQILTNPVFPGPDSVPFDPGQVPPPDTLPDTPPLQFPVQPVPSAVAKGLDGAYYVSEFTGFPFPEGGAKIYRVGADGQPTVYADGFTQLTDLEFDAAGNLYALQYANQSAWKGNLEASLFKITPDGDRTTLLGGNGLESPTSLTLGPDGAIYVTNRGGRPGQGQVLRIDPKPVPDPSSAIALFTLGIGVTRMRKRKCAIADRQVN comes from the coding sequence ATGAAAGTAAAGCAATTTCCTATTGCATTTCTAACTTTTTGTAGTGTCGCTGTTGTGGGAGCAAAAGCCGCAGAAGCAGTATCTTTTACAATACTTGCGGACGGTCTTGATAATGCAAAGGGTCTTAGCTTTGGCCCTGACGGTGCGCTGTATGTTACAGAGGCGGGAACGGGGGGAAACGGGGTTTGCGTTCCATCACCGAGCGCCCAAGGCGATTCTTTATGTTATGGAACAAGTGGTGCAGTAACCAAAATTGAGAATGGGACTTTCAAGCGGATACTTACCGGACTTCCTTCGGTAGCATTACCAGACGGTACGGGAGCAGCTGGCCCTCACGATATAAAATTTGATGCCAAAGGTTCGCCTTATGTTCTGCTTGGGTATGCTGCTAATCCAGCTTTACGCGATCGCATAATCGGTGACACTGACCTTGGCAAAATCATCTCTCCCGACTTCAATACAAATTCGTGGAGCAGTATTGCAGATTTAGCTAACTATGAACTCGCTAACAATCCCGATGGCGGCGATTTAGTTAGCAATCCCTTGGATTTTCTCATAGATGGCAATAACTTTGTTGTAGTTGATGCAGGTGCGAACGACTTGCTGGGTCTAGGGATTAATGGGGACGATTTGAGAGCGATCGCGCTCCTTCCCACCCAGATATTGACTAATCCAGTCTTTCCAGGCCCTGACTCCGTACCTTTCGATCCCGGACAGGTACCTCCTCCTGATACTCTTCCTGATACACCACCATTGCAGTTTCCAGTTCAACCAGTACCCTCAGCTGTGGCAAAAGGTTTGGATGGTGCTTATTACGTCAGCGAATTTACTGGTTTTCCTTTTCCAGAAGGTGGAGCAAAAATCTATCGTGTTGGTGCTGATGGTCAACCAACCGTCTACGCTGATGGCTTTACGCAACTAACAGACTTGGAATTCGATGCTGCGGGTAATTTGTATGCCTTGCAGTACGCCAATCAGTCAGCCTGGAAAGGTAATTTAGAGGCAAGTCTCTTCAAAATAACCCCAGATGGCGATCGCACAACTCTCCTGGGCGGTAATGGCCTAGAGTCGCCTACTTCCCTGACTCTGGGCCCCGATGGTGCAATCTACGTCACAAATCGCGGCGGTCGCCCTGGACAAGGGCAAGTCCTAAGAATTGATCCCAAACCTGTGCCAGATCCTAGTTCTGCTATAGCCTTATTCACCCTTGGCATAGGTGTTACTCGGATGCGGAAGCGTAAATGTGCGATCGCAGATCGTCAAGTCAACTAA
- a CDS encoding ScyD/ScyE family protein — MKLKQFTLTFLIGLTAITGTKAAQAASLTVVVDGVSNARAVSFGPDGTLYVAEPGIGGNGKCQASPSTIFQPICAGNSGSVVKLTPDGQQSRIFQNFQSLAEQPSGNQGAGPQDLQFDSFGNAYLLTGFAGYPGNRDAETIALGANFPIPPTQLATFPPAAPDEVLNTPNLAKLFKADLVTQELTEIFDFGKYEIINNPDGGDVVTNPYDLTISGDTAYVIDGGGNVAYSLKLDGSDAKAVALPLNIITNPQLPPLPPGVELPPGLVNFLPPDEAGNPRITIQSVPTGGAIGPDGALYVGEYSGFPYPQDQARIFRIGENGIPEVYAEGFNAITELTFDKQGNLLVLQFSDLSQLTSPNIQNLPGSLIQLAPDGTRTTLVAAGEGLESADGLAIGPDNQIYVTTRGVGPGRGQVVRVDTTPVPEPASVLGLLAIGTITAVTRKGNKQKHKNSKALAETI, encoded by the coding sequence ATGAAACTCAAGCAATTTACTCTGACATTTCTGATTGGTCTTACCGCTATTACCGGAACCAAAGCCGCCCAAGCTGCATCGTTGACTGTGGTTGTGGATGGAGTCAGTAACGCACGCGCTGTTAGTTTTGGTCCTGACGGTACGCTCTACGTAGCCGAGCCCGGTATCGGAGGAAATGGCAAGTGTCAGGCATCACCTAGTACGATATTTCAGCCGATCTGCGCTGGAAATAGTGGCTCAGTTGTCAAACTTACGCCAGACGGTCAGCAGTCGCGGATATTTCAAAACTTCCAGTCTCTGGCAGAACAACCCTCTGGAAATCAAGGAGCTGGTCCTCAGGATCTACAATTTGATTCTTTTGGTAATGCTTATCTTCTAACTGGGTTTGCTGGTTATCCGGGAAATCGTGATGCAGAAACAATTGCCCTTGGCGCTAATTTTCCAATCCCACCAACGCAACTCGCTACTTTCCCTCCAGCCGCACCCGATGAAGTCTTAAATACTCCTAACTTGGCAAAACTGTTCAAAGCTGATTTGGTCACACAAGAGCTAACTGAGATTTTCGACTTCGGCAAATATGAAATCATTAATAATCCTGACGGTGGAGACGTAGTTACCAATCCCTACGACTTGACTATTAGTGGCGATACTGCTTATGTCATTGATGGCGGTGGGAACGTAGCCTATAGCCTCAAACTTGATGGCAGTGATGCAAAAGCAGTTGCACTTCCTCTGAACATCATTACTAACCCACAACTTCCACCACTTCCACCAGGAGTAGAGCTTCCACCAGGGCTAGTAAACTTTCTACCTCCAGATGAAGCAGGAAACCCTCGGATCACAATTCAATCCGTACCCACTGGTGGGGCAATTGGTCCCGATGGTGCTTTATATGTTGGTGAATATTCAGGCTTTCCCTATCCACAAGATCAAGCGCGGATCTTCCGAATTGGGGAGAATGGTATACCAGAAGTTTATGCTGAAGGGTTTAACGCAATTACAGAACTAACGTTTGATAAGCAAGGCAACTTGCTAGTCTTACAGTTCAGCGACCTGTCACAGTTAACAAGTCCGAACATCCAGAACCTGCCTGGTTCTTTAATTCAACTAGCTCCTGATGGGACTCGCACAACCCTCGTCGCTGCGGGTGAAGGGCTGGAGTCGGCTGATGGTCTTGCTATTGGTCCTGACAACCAAATTTATGTCACAACACGCGGTGTTGGACCCGGGCGAGGACAAGTCGTTCGCGTTGATACCACACCAGTTCCCGAACCCGCTTCGGTACTGGGTTTATTAGCCATTGGCACAATAACTGCTGTTACCAGAAAGGGCAACAAACAAAAACACAAAAACAGTAAAGCTTTGGCAGAGACGATCTAA
- the scyF gene encoding scytonemin biosynthesis PEP-CTERM protein ScyF (ScyF is a conserved protein in biosynthesis systems for the scytonemin, a Trp-derived cyanobacterial natural sunscreen, although it is not absolutely required.) has protein sequence MGLLKNLSIAILSTGFIVAAAAEAKSLTLTYERSIGSPGFGPGQLFVPQGIAVDASGNTLISNGRGLNPDGSFNPDIGNKVEVFDPQGNYIGAIGEGGKGPGQFDEPSALEIDPDTGNLYVGDVFNNRVNVYDPQGNFINSFGSFAGLIPGRAFFGPSGVTFDKAGNVYVGDFSGDKINKYTKDGELIGSIGSSGTEPGQFQGPAGLRISPVSGNFFVSDQFNNRVQVLDPEGNPILTFGKQGTGPGEFNQPIGLEVDEFENIYVADSINSRVQVFDKNGNFLTAFGSAVAAPPPQLGEPPFGNPLDLSPGKFNWTAGTSYKDDKLYVGDFFQGRVQVLNIDRTAVPEPSSVLSLAFLGIGAAATLRKRQQKSVINLTTDRDRTAV, from the coding sequence ATGGGATTACTAAAAAATCTTTCAATTGCCATTCTCAGTACCGGATTTATAGTTGCAGCAGCAGCTGAAGCCAAATCACTAACCTTAACCTACGAGCGTAGTATTGGCAGTCCTGGTTTCGGCCCTGGGCAGCTGTTTGTTCCCCAAGGCATAGCAGTGGATGCCTCCGGGAATACCCTCATCAGTAACGGTCGCGGTCTTAACCCAGACGGCAGTTTTAACCCGGACATCGGTAACAAAGTTGAAGTCTTCGACCCTCAAGGTAACTATATAGGAGCAATTGGCGAGGGCGGCAAAGGCCCCGGACAATTCGACGAGCCATCAGCTTTAGAAATCGATCCGGATACTGGGAATTTATATGTAGGGGATGTTTTCAACAACCGCGTTAATGTCTACGATCCCCAAGGTAATTTTATTAACTCCTTTGGCTCATTTGCCGGACTCATACCCGGTAGGGCTTTCTTTGGCCCATCTGGTGTGACATTCGACAAAGCTGGCAATGTGTATGTGGGTGATTTTAGCGGCGACAAGATCAACAAATACACTAAGGACGGCGAGCTAATCGGTTCCATTGGCAGCTCTGGAACCGAACCTGGGCAGTTCCAAGGGCCAGCAGGTTTAAGAATTTCCCCAGTTAGTGGAAATTTCTTTGTGAGTGATCAGTTTAACAACCGCGTTCAGGTACTCGATCCAGAAGGTAATCCTATCTTGACATTTGGCAAACAAGGCACCGGGCCTGGAGAGTTTAATCAGCCAATTGGCCTAGAAGTGGACGAGTTTGAGAATATTTATGTGGCTGATTCTATCAACAGCCGCGTTCAGGTATTCGATAAAAACGGTAACTTCCTCACTGCATTTGGTTCAGCTGTCGCAGCACCACCTCCCCAATTAGGTGAGCCACCCTTTGGCAACCCCCTCGACCTCTCACCAGGGAAATTTAACTGGACGGCTGGCACAAGCTACAAAGATGACAAACTCTATGTGGGCGATTTCTTCCAAGGTCGCGTCCAGGTGTTAAACATAGACAGAACCGCAGTACCTGAACCTTCCTCCGTATTGAGTTTAGCGTTCCTGGGGATTGGAGCGGCGGCGACATTGAGAAAACGACAACAAAAGTCAGTCATCAATTTGACAACCGATCGCGATCGCACTGCTGTTTAG
- a CDS encoding anthranilate synthase yields MFFDSHSYITRGGVHITRSIIEISMETAIEEILGRINSQRGGLLASSYEYPGRYKRWAIGFVNPPLELATRDRSFTLTALNERGVVLLAYLAERLKSRSQLQEITLEKYFITGSIKPTEESFPEEERSKQPSVFTIVRDILHSFYSIEDEHLGLYGAFGYDLVYQFESVSQLQERPADQRDLVLYLPDELTIVDYYLQSAYRIQYEFDTVHGNTNGLPRTGEVIDYKGKCLTRNQISDHAPGEYANQVNKALDYFKRGDLFEVVPSQSFFEVCETSPAKLFQTLKQINPSPYGFIFNLGGEYLIGASPEIFVRVEGRRIETCPISGTIVRGQDAIDDADRIRQLLNSRKDESELTMCTDVDRNDKSRICEPGSVRVIGRRQIELYSHLIHTVDHVEGILRPEFDALDAFLSHTWAVTVTGAPKRAAMQFIEQHERSARRWYGGAVGCLTFNGNLNTGLILRTMRLKDAIAEVRVGATVLYDSVPEAEERETLTKAEALFQTIRQAKQTSVEALPNSSVVGEGKVRFGENKRVLLIDYEDSFVHTLANYIRQTGATVTTLRHGFSEEILDSNPDLVVLSPGPGRPSEFHVPEMVKACVQRQIPIFGVCLGLQGIVEAFGGELGVLNYPQHGKSSRVFVTDSESGLFQNLPQSFEVGRYHSLFALQDLLPEELKVTAISHDDVIMGIEHKILPIAAVQFHPESIMTLGGEVGLAIIINAIRTYAKGSDSSNMVETAVQENLDGNLQVNSDFSTVRH; encoded by the coding sequence ATGTTTTTTGATTCCCACAGCTATATAACCAGAGGTGGCGTTCACATAACTCGTTCCATAATCGAGATTTCAATGGAAACTGCCATTGAAGAGATTTTGGGACGCATTAATTCTCAGCGAGGAGGTTTGCTTGCAAGCAGCTACGAATACCCAGGAAGATACAAGAGATGGGCTATAGGTTTTGTTAATCCACCCCTGGAACTCGCTACACGCGATCGCTCTTTCACTCTGACAGCACTTAACGAGCGCGGGGTGGTGCTTTTGGCTTATTTGGCAGAGCGTTTAAAGTCGCGATCGCAACTTCAGGAAATCACTCTGGAAAAGTATTTTATCACTGGTTCTATAAAACCAACAGAAGAATCTTTCCCAGAAGAAGAACGTAGCAAGCAACCTTCTGTTTTCACTATTGTTCGTGATATTCTACATTCTTTTTACAGCATTGAAGACGAACATCTGGGGTTATATGGTGCGTTTGGCTACGACTTGGTATATCAGTTTGAGTCAGTTTCCCAGCTTCAAGAACGTCCAGCAGATCAGCGAGACTTGGTGCTATATCTGCCTGATGAATTGACGATAGTTGACTACTACCTTCAGAGCGCATATCGTATCCAATATGAATTTGATACTGTGCATGGTAATACCAATGGTTTACCTCGTACAGGTGAGGTAATTGATTACAAAGGCAAGTGTCTTACCCGAAATCAAATATCTGATCATGCACCCGGAGAATACGCCAACCAAGTTAACAAAGCACTTGATTACTTCAAAAGAGGCGATTTATTTGAAGTTGTTCCCAGCCAAAGCTTTTTTGAAGTATGCGAAACCTCCCCAGCTAAACTGTTCCAAACATTAAAGCAGATAAATCCTAGCCCCTATGGGTTTATCTTTAATTTAGGTGGGGAATATCTGATTGGTGCATCTCCAGAGATATTTGTGCGTGTTGAAGGAAGGCGCATTGAAACGTGTCCGATCAGCGGTACGATCGTGCGCGGACAAGATGCTATTGATGACGCGGATCGGATTCGTCAGTTGCTCAATTCCCGCAAGGATGAATCTGAGTTAACAATGTGTACTGATGTCGATCGTAATGACAAATCTCGCATTTGCGAACCTGGATCAGTAAGAGTAATTGGTCGTCGCCAAATTGAGTTATACAGTCACTTAATCCATACAGTAGATCATGTTGAGGGAATATTGCGGCCTGAGTTTGATGCTTTGGATGCCTTTTTAAGTCATACTTGGGCAGTGACGGTGACGGGCGCTCCAAAACGGGCAGCAATGCAGTTTATTGAACAGCACGAACGTAGCGCCCGGCGTTGGTATGGTGGAGCCGTTGGATGCTTAACTTTTAATGGCAATTTGAACACTGGTTTAATTCTGCGGACTATGCGTTTGAAAGATGCGATCGCAGAAGTTCGAGTTGGTGCTACTGTCCTTTATGACTCGGTTCCAGAAGCGGAAGAACGGGAAACTCTCACTAAAGCAGAAGCTCTTTTTCAAACAATTCGCCAAGCTAAACAAACGAGTGTTGAAGCTCTGCCAAATAGTTCGGTTGTTGGTGAGGGGAAAGTTCGTTTTGGAGAAAACAAGCGTGTCTTACTAATTGACTATGAAGACTCGTTTGTGCATACCCTTGCTAACTACATCCGCCAGACTGGTGCTACAGTCACAACGCTACGTCATGGGTTCTCAGAAGAAATTCTTGATAGTAATCCAGACTTGGTTGTTTTATCTCCTGGGCCTGGCAGACCCAGTGAATTTCATGTACCAGAAATGGTAAAAGCTTGCGTACAGCGACAAATTCCCATCTTCGGAGTTTGTTTAGGGTTGCAAGGAATTGTTGAAGCTTTCGGTGGTGAGCTGGGAGTTCTTAACTATCCACAACATGGTAAGTCATCGCGTGTTTTTGTCACAGATTCAGAATCGGGTCTTTTCCAAAACTTACCGCAATCTTTTGAAGTCGGTAGATATCACTCATTGTTTGCTCTGCAAGATTTATTGCCTGAAGAACTGAAAGTTACAGCTATTTCCCATGATGATGTGATTATGGGAATTGAGCATAAGATACTCCCGATCGCCGCAGTCCAGTTCCACCCAGAATCTATCATGACGCTTGGTGGAGAAGTTGGTCTGGCGATTATTATCAACGCGATTCGTACCTATGCAAAAGGTAGTGATTCCTCAAATATGGTGGAAACGGCTGTTCAGGAAAATCTGGATGGAAATTTGCAAGTTAATTCCGACTTTTCTACTGTCCGACATTAA
- the trpC gene encoding indole-3-glycerol phosphate synthase TrpC: MQIHRNPPKLEVNILQKIVKYKEQEVAQSKEQLPLATLQEQLNNAPSPKDFLMALQHSNCPSLIAEVKKASPSKGVIRADFDPVAIAQSYQGGGASCLSVLTDRKFFQGSFENLHLIRQRVTLPLLCKEFIIDPYQIYLARTVGADAVLLIAAILSDRELQNFLNIACDLGMNALLEVHTLAELDRVLKLSNVRLVGINNRNLENFTVSLGTTQQIMAQRREKLHSLGITVVSESGLYTRADLDLVAEAGVRAVLVGESLVKQPDIEQAVRSLLRLDLPAYGDPLKKGVEEYTPGINSSAF, from the coding sequence ATGCAAATCCATCGCAATCCGCCAAAACTCGAAGTCAATATTCTGCAAAAGATTGTAAAGTACAAGGAGCAAGAAGTTGCTCAAAGCAAAGAACAGCTACCTTTAGCAACTCTTCAAGAACAGCTAAATAATGCTCCTTCTCCAAAAGATTTTCTGATGGCTTTACAGCATTCAAATTGCCCTAGTTTGATTGCAGAAGTCAAGAAAGCGTCACCTAGTAAAGGAGTAATTCGAGCGGATTTTGATCCAGTTGCGATCGCCCAAAGCTATCAGGGGGGTGGAGCAAGCTGTCTGTCTGTGCTAACCGATCGCAAATTCTTCCAAGGTAGCTTTGAAAATCTGCATCTTATTCGTCAGCGCGTCACGCTACCGCTACTCTGCAAAGAGTTTATCATTGACCCCTACCAAATTTATCTAGCGCGGACGGTTGGAGCGGATGCGGTGCTGCTAATTGCAGCCATCTTATCGGATCGAGAGCTGCAAAACTTTCTGAATATTGCTTGTGATCTGGGTATGAACGCTCTATTAGAGGTGCATACTTTAGCAGAACTCGACCGGGTGCTAAAGCTCTCAAATGTGCGATTAGTGGGGATTAACAACCGTAATCTGGAGAATTTTACGGTCTCACTAGGAACTACACAGCAAATAATGGCACAGCGGCGGGAAAAGTTGCACAGTTTAGGGATAACGGTTGTCAGTGAATCTGGTCTGTACACAAGAGCTGATTTAGACCTTGTGGCTGAGGCTGGTGTCCGTGCAGTTCTGGTAGGAGAGTCTTTAGTTAAGCAACCCGATATAGAGCAAGCTGTACGCAGTCTGCTAAGGCTTGATCTCCCCGCCTACGGCGACCCCCTTAAAAAGGGGGTTGAGGAGTATACCCCTGGTATAAATAGCTCTGCTTTTTAA